GACCCGGTAGCTCCCCGCCGCCTCCGCCGTGCCCCCAGGCAGGAGGCCGGGCAAGAGGAGGGCAGCGGCGGCCAGCAGGCCCCGCACCACCGGACGACGGGAGCGCCGGATGAGAGTGGGATTCACGCCGCTTAGTGTAATGGTGGGACACAGACCTGGATGTGAACAAACCTGTCGCGCGTTACCTTGCGAATATGTCATACGGATTCTGGTTGAACAGTTCCCCAAGCTGTTCAACCCGAGCAGAGCGAGAAGGGACAAGACGGTTGCCGGGAAAGGAGTTGATTTATCGGCGCTCTCCCGGTGGGAGAACGGAATGGACGGAAACCGTATCAGGCCCCCCCTACGCCCCACCCCCCGGCTTCCGGCGGCGGCGCCTGCTGCTTGCCTGGGACGGGGCCGAGTTCGCCGGGTGGCAGTCGCAACCCCACGCCCCCAGCGTGCAGGACACCCTGCACGCCGCCTTCACCCGGCTGGGAGCGGATGACGCTGCCCGCCCGGTGGCCGCCGGACGCACCGACGCGGGAGTCCACGCGGAGGCGATGCCCGCCCACATCGACGTGCCGGTGGCCTTCCGGGTGCCCACGGAGCGGCTGGCCCGTGCCCTCAACGCCCATCTCCCGGAGAGCGTGGCCGTGCTGGAGGCGGGCGAGGCCCCGCCCGGTTTTCACGCCCGCTTCTCCTGCACCGAGCGGCGCTACACCTACCGGCTGCTGCACGCGCCCCAGCGCCATCCGCT
This portion of the Deinococcus terrestris genome encodes:
- the truA gene encoding tRNA pseudouridine(38-40) synthase TruA, which gives rise to MYRRSPGGRTEWTETVSGPPYAPPPGFRRRRLLLAWDGAEFAGWQSQPHAPSVQDTLHAAFTRLGADDAARPVAAGRTDAGVHAEAMPAHIDVPVAFRVPTERLARALNAHLPESVAVLEAGEAPPGFHARFSCTERRYTYRLLHAPQRHPLWAGRALHIPGPLDVPAMNAAALTLLGTHDFAAFATQEDRQTVRELRALAVRPGPAVHGGQVWEVYVAGESFLRHMVRGLVGTLLLVGQGKLRGEEVPAILAGRERARAGANVPAQGLTFTGASYDAPASTTYRSSR